A genome region from Eurosta solidaginis isolate ZX-2024a chromosome 2, ASM4086904v1, whole genome shotgun sequence includes the following:
- the LOC137239768 gene encoding uncharacterized protein isoform X3 has product MGKCCLCNIRREKAGVKLFTVPQDPRKRKNWEKACGVKFPQNGFICSLHFQASDLIVGAQRVNLMPNSTPSLYLPAFMSTNQEFVKNESCLVVPNRNSYGDLPKFRTILSPLQSEPFISNMKENDTFGAKSQYLARKNCSTQTDIHDVQQISCETQTHEILLQCAMESEITRLRVENLKLREENEKLKGNIANTAIVMSAVESVFTEGQMQKMLLRGQYIEKRE; this is encoded by the exons ATGGGAAAGTGTTGTTTGTGCAATATTAGAAGGGAGAAAGCGGGTGTGAAGCTTTTCACAGTCCCGCAAGATCCAAGGAAGAGAAAAAATTGGGAAAAGGCTTGTGGCGTTAAGTTTCCGCAAAACGGCTTCATTTGCTCGCTCCATTTTCAAGCCTCTGACCTAATTGTGGGAGCGCaaagagtaaatttgatgcccaactccactccgtCGCTATATTTACCGGCTTTTAT GAGTACTAATCAAGAGTTTGTTAAAAACGAAAGTTGTCTCGTCGTCCCCAACCGTAATTCCTACGGTGATCTACCAAAAtttcggacaatactttcgccgctacaaagTGAACCTTTCATCTCTAATATGAAAGAAAA tgacACGTTTGGAGCGAAAAGCCAATACTTGGCACGGAAAaactgcagcacacaaacggatatacaTGATGTTCAACAAATAAGctgtgaaacccagacgca tgaAATATTACTCCAGTGTGCAATGGAATCAGAAATTACCCGCTTGAGGGTGGAAAATCTTAAGCTACGTGAGGAGAATGAAAAATTGAAAGGAAATATTGCCAACACGGCCATCGTAATGTCTGCCGTGGAGTCTGTTTTTACAGAAGGACAGATGCAGAAGATGTTGCTACGTG GGCAATACATAGAAAAAAGGGAATGA
- the LOC137239768 gene encoding uncharacterized protein isoform X2 yields MGKCCLCNIRREKAGVKLFTVPQDPRKRKNWEKACGVKFPQNGFICSLHFQASDLIVGAQRVNLMPNSTPSLYLPAFMSTNQEFVKNESCLVVPNRNSYGDLPKFRTILSPLQSEPFISNMKENDTFGAKSQYLARKNCSTQTDIHDVQQISCETQTHEILLQCAMESEITRLRVENLKLREENEKLKGNIANTAIVMSAVESVFTEGQMQKMLLRGKCFPLPCIVYILIGMRRT; encoded by the exons ATGGGAAAGTGTTGTTTGTGCAATATTAGAAGGGAGAAAGCGGGTGTGAAGCTTTTCACAGTCCCGCAAGATCCAAGGAAGAGAAAAAATTGGGAAAAGGCTTGTGGCGTTAAGTTTCCGCAAAACGGCTTCATTTGCTCGCTCCATTTTCAAGCCTCTGACCTAATTGTGGGAGCGCaaagagtaaatttgatgcccaactccactccgtCGCTATATTTACCGGCTTTTAT GAGTACTAATCAAGAGTTTGTTAAAAACGAAAGTTGTCTCGTCGTCCCCAACCGTAATTCCTACGGTGATCTACCAAAAtttcggacaatactttcgccgctacaaagTGAACCTTTCATCTCTAATATGAAAGAAAA tgacACGTTTGGAGCGAAAAGCCAATACTTGGCACGGAAAaactgcagcacacaaacggatatacaTGATGTTCAACAAATAAGctgtgaaacccagacgca tgaAATATTACTCCAGTGTGCAATGGAATCAGAAATTACCCGCTTGAGGGTGGAAAATCTTAAGCTACGTGAGGAGAATGAAAAATTGAAAGGAAATATTGCCAACACGGCCATCGTAATGTCTGCCGTGGAGTCTGTTTTTACAGAAGGACAGATGCAGAAGATGTTGCTACGTGGTAAGTGTTTTCCGTTACCTTGTATTGTATATATACTAATTGGCATGCGTAGAACTTAG
- the LOC137239768 gene encoding uncharacterized protein isoform X1 — protein MGKCCLCNIRREKAGVKLFTVPQDPRKRKNWEKACGVKFPQNGFICSLHFQASDLIVGAQRVNLMPNSTPSLYLPAFMSTNQEFVKNESCLVVPNRNSYGDLPKFRTILSPLQSEPFISNMKENDTFGAKSQYLARKNCSTQTDIHDVQQISCETQTHEILLQCAMESEITRLRVENLKLREENEKLKGNIANTAIVMSAVESVFTEGQMQKMLLRGYYIIILFHQGKKACKSELFEPQLTRKQT, from the exons ATGGGAAAGTGTTGTTTGTGCAATATTAGAAGGGAGAAAGCGGGTGTGAAGCTTTTCACAGTCCCGCAAGATCCAAGGAAGAGAAAAAATTGGGAAAAGGCTTGTGGCGTTAAGTTTCCGCAAAACGGCTTCATTTGCTCGCTCCATTTTCAAGCCTCTGACCTAATTGTGGGAGCGCaaagagtaaatttgatgcccaactccactccgtCGCTATATTTACCGGCTTTTAT GAGTACTAATCAAGAGTTTGTTAAAAACGAAAGTTGTCTCGTCGTCCCCAACCGTAATTCCTACGGTGATCTACCAAAAtttcggacaatactttcgccgctacaaagTGAACCTTTCATCTCTAATATGAAAGAAAA tgacACGTTTGGAGCGAAAAGCCAATACTTGGCACGGAAAaactgcagcacacaaacggatatacaTGATGTTCAACAAATAAGctgtgaaacccagacgca tgaAATATTACTCCAGTGTGCAATGGAATCAGAAATTACCCGCTTGAGGGTGGAAAATCTTAAGCTACGTGAGGAGAATGAAAAATTGAAAGGAAATATTGCCAACACGGCCATCGTAATGTCTGCCGTGGAGTCTGTTTTTACAGAAGGACAGATGCAGAAGATGTTGCTACGTG gatactacataataatcttatttcatcaggggaagaaagcatgcaaaagtgagctattcgaaccacagctaactcgcaaacaaacttga